The Macaca nemestrina isolate mMacNem1 chromosome 8, mMacNem.hap1, whole genome shotgun sequence genome contains the following window.
aaatgcttaatggGTAGAATTTCCATTTGTAGAATGAAATTACAACAAGAAAAGGGTAAGGACGTTTACGTGAGTATATTCAGTCTTGCTCATTTGCTTTTGTAATGATAGCTGGAAACCAGCAAAAACTAAAGTGGCAACTTAAATGGCTCAAGTTTTGCAGTAATTAGGTATATTAACTATCCTTGTGGTATATATTAAGTTAAACAGTTTCCATTACTAAGGGAATTCTGTGTTAGCATAGTAGTTTAGCTTCCATTTGAAAAGTGAATACATGCCATTTTTGTCATGATAACTACTTATAGATTATATCTGTGTTTAAAGGCACATGGCTACTCATTCTCCTGAGAAAACCCACAAGTGTAATTATTGTGAGAAAATGTTTCACCGGAAAGATCATCTGAAGAATCACCTCCATACGCATGACCCTAACAAAGAGACGTTTAAGTGCGAAGAGTGTGGCAAGAACTACAATACCAAGCTTGGATTTAAACGTCACTTGGCCTTGCATGCCGCAACGAGTGGTGACCTCACCTGTAAGGTATGTTTGCAAACTTTTGAAAGCACGGGAGTGCTTCTGGAGCACCTTAAATCTCATGCAGGCAAGTCGTCTGGTggggttaaagaaaaaaagcaccaGTGCGAACATTGTGATCGCCGGTTCTACACCCGAAAGGATGTCCGGAGacacatggtggtgcacactggaAGAAAGGACTTCCTCTGTCAGTATTGTGCACAGAGATTTGGGCGAAAGGATCACCTGACTCGACATATGAAGAAGAGTCACAATCAAGAGCTTCTGAAGGTCAAAACAGAACCAGTAGATTTCCTTGACCCATTTACCTGCAATGTGTCTGTGCCTATAAAAGACGAGCTCCTTCCGGTGATGTCCTTACCTTCCAGTGAACTGTTATCAAAGCCATTCACAAACACTTTGCAGTTAAACCTCTACAACACTCCATTTCAGTCCATGCAGAGCTCGGGATCTGCCCACCAAATGATCACAACTTTACCTTTGGGAATGACATGCCCAATAGATATGGACACTGTTCATCCCTCTCACCACCTTTCTTTCAAATATCCGTTCAGTTCTACCTCATATGCAATTTCTATTCCTGAAAAAGAACAGCCATTAAAGGGGGAAATTGAGAGTTACCTGATGGAGTTACAAAGTGGCGTGCCCTCTTCATCCCAAGATTCTCAAGCATCGTCATCATCTAAGCTAGGGTTGGATCCTCAGATTGGGTCCCTAGATGATGGTGCAGGGGACCTCTCCCTATCCAAAAGCTCTATCTCCATCAGTGACCCCCTAAACACACCAGCATTGGATTTTTCTCAGTTGTTTAATTTCATACCTTTAAATGGTCCTCCCTATAATCCTCTATCAGTGGGGAGCCTTGGAATGAGCTATTCCCAGGAAGAAGCACATTCTTCTGTTTCCCAGCTCCCCCCACAAACACAGGATCTTCAGGATCCTGCAAACACTATAGGGCTTGGGTCTCTGCACTCACTGTCAGCAGCTTTCACCAGCAGTTTAAGCACAAGTACCACCCTCCCACGTTTCCATCAAGCTTTTCAGTAGGATTCTGGGACATGGATTTATTACAGAAATGTATGTGTAGCCGTGCCCTAGatgaccatttttattttagtgccTACTTTAAAACAGTATAAAAATTTCTGCTTTTGTATAATACAAATTTTCATTAAGCCAGTATAAAATAGAAACTAGCTTTTAAAACGAGCTTTGGAACCATTTGTGTTCAGTTATGTTTACCTGGGTATTTTGTCCTGATTCACTGCCAATTGTCATATTTTAAgaggttggttttgttttgtttttttttttccatataggAAAGCCATTATTAGTAGTAAATCTTTATAAATCCcattttcaaattacttttagatcttaaaattttcatttttgtctaaTAACAATGGCTCTACCTTTTGACATCTGGCTCATTAAAAGTTTAGCAATAGAATGTAAATTgtataaaatgtttttgaataacTAAAGGGTTTAAATTTTGTTACTAGCATCTAAATGGATTAATAATCAAGTACTTCAAATGAATTAAGAGTCCAGTTTGGGAAGATAACAGATGTTTGTTAGATACACCATAATTTCAGATCAGTATATTCTGAAGACTCGCCATTGTCTGGCTAAAATATTTGCCATCTTTATTATGagcctttaagaaaaataaaccctAAACACAAAGCATCAGTATTTATAGCAAAAAGAAACTCTTTGTTAGGTGACATGGCATTTCGTGCCACTTAATAGTTGGCCCTAAATTATTACACAGGATATTTTGTCATGTTTCATCCTTCTTAACATGCTACCTTTTcatttaataatagtaataatgtatGGCATTGGGGTCTTCAGAGTCAATACATAGGTAGATCTCTTTAGTCTTTTCCACCTTTCACATCCAAGGGGTGGGTCAAGTACAGCCAGCAATTTATTTTGATTGTTGGTCCATGGTTAGTCCATAATCTAGAGCCATTGTGGAACTGCAGCCATGAGGTGTGTTTATCCCAGAGTGGACTGACCCAGCCTCTGTGGGTGACAGACTTCTAAGCAGGAAGATAGATGTGAAGAACATGGTTACATTTGGGAACTTGGCTAGGGATCATGGCCCCTGTAGCCACAGTTAAAAACTGGACTTTTTAGAAGTGAAGTGAAAGCATATCGCTTATATCATTTCTTGTTGAATTTgatacatttttctttcccttaagaaccaaaagcagaaaacaaaaacaacagtcCTACCCCCATGTTATCTTTCTGATTCAATGTGAATCCATCTTTCCTTGCAATTTTTTGGATGGAGAATTTGAAGTTAAATGCATTAGAAAACTACCCGAGGAACTACCACAAAGTTTTAAGTGACTAgaaatatatacagtaaaatCCCACTTTGATGCTTCTCTGGGAAATGATAGGAGTGTTGCAAATAAGTTGAGTTTGTAGAGGGGAACAAAGTAAAGTAAAACAAGCCTATCTTAGTTAACATGAAAGTAACAATCGAGAATATATTATATTCACTGAATAATTATAGGCTTTTCCTCACCTTAGACAACCAACATAATCTTCTTAAAGgtctaattaatatatttttctaaggGTCAGTTGGGACATTAACCTAAGAAACATATCTATTAAGCACTTGTTAACACCTTATTTTGGGACCCTCTCCGTTGGGGATGGGGGCAAGGGTGGGAGGTTTTTAGAAGAGTatatatctcttttaaaaaaaaaaaaaaagaaagaaaaatatttctgagcaCTCATTAGCCCTATATggaaacttctttcctttttgtagGGCCAGTTATCACTGCAGATTGCAATGTTTACCAAGAATTTCTAAAAATGAGTGCAGATTACTGAATATAATacgttatttaaaatatttgggaGTAGTATAATTTGTGGAGAAATGTAAATTGTAATAATGTAAATGGGggcttctatatatatatatataacacacacacacacacacacatatcgcACTTCATAGAATCAAAGTTGCTCTCTGAAGGAGCTTTGGCTCCTGATATTTTATCATGCTcctatatttttttaatcctagGAGCAGTAGTTTTTATacttatgtatttaaattttattatgaaaaattacatttattaaaaaagtGTGTTCCAAAggcattaaaattatatatgttaataaggaagtacatttttaaatttttcaaactgCTCCTAGCTTTTGGTTAGGAGAATATTTGTTCTGAAAGTAGGCTTTTCGCTCTGCTTCATTACTGCTTCCTTTAGTTTCTATGAAACAGATTGCTTACCTAAATCTTTAGTTGAATGATTAGTGTTCAATATTGCTTTAATCAccatataaaaggaaaaaaattggtgACAGAGCACAAAtagaaaacctatttttaaatagaaatcacAAATAGCAAGTATGGAAGCACTACTTTATTCTGTTTAAAATTTACTTAAGAAGGCATCAAATTAGTGAACTGAGACATTGGCCTTAGTAGGCTGTATTCactgctaattttaaaaagggagtaCCAGGATTTATTAAGTAAAGCATTTTGGAAATGGGGAATAGCgccatatatgtgtgtatctgtgtatatatatatataaatatatatatacacatacacacacacacacttaaatcTTGCCCTGCATGAAATTCAAATATATGGAGGCACATCTTTCAGGGCATCAGTGTTAAAATTGTGGAGTCTTAATTTTCATATGTACACCTCTTTGCCTGTTCCCGCCCCCACAGACTTGAAATAACACTTCAGAGTAAGAGGGAATTCAGctaatttgttttgaaaattgaCTGTAGTGGTCACTAAACCCTTTTTGAGAGAATTTCTATTAAAGATGAGGCAGACTCGCTTATTTGAATTGCACAACATTCTAATAAGGATGTAACACAGaattggctttttttccccctagaaaaAGATTGTTTGTTTCAATGTCAACTAGAtatgattaaaaataagtattgCCAATGCTGTTTTCATTCTCCAGTGGCCAGAATCATTATCCTTGAAATTTCTGGTAGTGCCTTagcttggtttaaaaaaaaaaaaaaaaaaaaaaaagggattaaCATTAAATAAAAGTAGTTTAGAATTTGGACCTCAGACAAGATATTGAACCTCATTCAGTTTCACTTCCACATGTGTGTACAAATTAGGTCACCAAACAGAAGTGTGAGTGTGGAAGGATCTTGGCACTGTAAGCAATGCTATCCATTGATGTATACAAGTACCTTTATAGTTATCGATCACtgttaaaactttcattttaaaatcctattaccaagttcagttttttaaaacttcagttgTCCTGGCTGATTATGCATCACTCTGTGTGcagcttttttatttcatttagtgtTTCTTTCAAGCTGTGTATTTTTGCCtatttgttgcttgtgctttatttttcttagttatttGTGGAATATAGTGATATATTGTGTTAATTTGGACAGTAGCggtttttaaaaaccatatacTGACTGAAACATGAGCCAGAGCTGATTGCTTTATTAAGCTAATAATGAATGTTAAAGAGTACATATTTTCAGGATCGTTCATCTAGTGAGCAATACACATAggccaatatttttttaaaaaatagagcttGGTCAACCTCTATACTACACATATTACAAGATATAGCACTTTCAAAATGAATCTAAACCTTTACAGAAACTTGCTTATAGGTTATGCCTTTTAAGACTTATTATAATTCATTTCAAGTGCCATTAGATGATATATATGTAGGCCTTTGATATATAATGCTTTGTGTACAAAAATGGTAGATGGTATTTTAAACAGGTACATTTTTACAGTGTTTTCTTATCAACTTGCTATATTGCACAGAATCAGTGTGTGTCTTTTCATAAGGTTTTACAATGGTTTATTTTTTTACAAGGTTTACGTGTCTCAAAGCACACTGTCTTCCCAGTACGTAAGTTGAAAAATACCAGTTCACCCAAGTTGCTTCTAGCCTACTGAGATCCATGTGACATTGGAGGAGATCTTTTCAATGCTTAGTATTCGTCATTAGCAATGGCTGGCTGTTAGTTCTGGTAAATGTGTGCCTAAGTTGAACTTGCCTTGTTTTTCTCACACTGTGTCAGCAGCCATGTCTACAACACACAGTCTGTTGTGATCACATAGATCTACATAAGTTGTGCAGTTTTGTGCTAAAAACCCATAGGGAGCTCCTTTGGGATCATAGAAAAGAAGATCATGTGACCAGCATTGGTGAAGGCACACTCAGATTGCACTTAGGCCCTTTCCATGATGTTGTCAACCCTCTGAGGATGGAAGGCAGTGTCTTTTGATGTTATCTAGCCTAGAAGTGACACAGAACTATTGCTAATGTATAAAACACTTCATTGTATAAGCTTCAGTGGTACAGATGAACCAGAATGAATGTTTATCTTCTCAGAAACACTCCTTCAATATTATGTTGGATCATGCTGCTAATGTAACTTGGGCTACAACTCTTCATGGTGCTACAAACTTCTCTGTCTCATTCAGTCGTATTTTTTTATCCATAGAAAAAGGACTACATTAGGTGTAAAAgtgtacaatatatttttatactgtGACTTAATTTGTCATTAACAAACTTTTACACCACCACAATGTATTCATGTGCACTTGCAAAAGGAGATCTCGGACATGCAAATGTTACCAGAACAAACCCAGCTTTTGTCCACAAGGTGACTGTAACTCAGAATGGAAAGTGGGCTTTATAATAGGGTGTGGAGTGAAGAACATGCTGTATGTTACTAACAGCCCTTTGAATTTAACAAAAACTGGGAATCCATTAGGAAACGGATCGCATCATACCTGAACATAAGCTGGACTGCTGAAATTGTATTTTTAGCTAATGAAAAAGTATTTGGACTAGTACTCTAAAAATGTTCTAATGATAAAGTTTTGagtcaaaatagaaaagaaaaaatctgcaTTCCAGGCcgaattttgtatatttttattgcatttaaaatTGCTATTCTGTAATATTGGGAAATCAAGTGGCTTATCATGTATATCATGTACTTAAAATGTATTCACAAACTACTGttgtatttgtataaaatatagacaaagatcatattttttgtgtgtgtataagcTCTGTAAAATAGCAATCACATTATGAAGCTGCAGTGATACTACATTTTAAACATTCACATCCAAAGAAGCAGGCTATTTATTGTCCATATACcggatttaaaatattaatttgctgCTAATTAAACAATAGTACTGCAGCTTCTTGTGGCCTACAGTGTTATGTTTGCTGTAAGAATAAGATATGTGAATTCcacaaaatatatgaataaaattatagaatGGCTTTAGATAATGTAGATCTTCCTGAAATTTTAATAGATGATACTTTTCTATTTGCTAtcacattttttcttcaaattataaatattttctcctttgattAATATTCTAATAGCTGGCTCTAGgacaatattgttgaaatgaaatgtaaaagctaggtttttggtttgttttaaaacttttgtatCTTTAGAGGAAGGATAgaaattgtaaataaaaaaagtcaaaagatgatGCATCAAAACTTTAATCCAGGTGAGTTTAGAATTCAAAAAAGGATATTAGTTGCTTGTTTCTGTGAGATAAAATTGGCATTTAGCATTTATTTAACACTTATTGTTTGTCAGTACTAAAATTAttctttcagaatatttttatgtgtttttcagaataatttttagCTTTGGGCTGTTTGCCTAAAATTTTGCTGAAGAAAGCTCCCTTGACAATTTGTGTGGACCAAAATGGCTATCACACACACATTTCAGCTAAAACTCATCTGCTAAATGGTCAGCAACACAGCTTCTGAGACAGGTATTAATTCTAAAAATTTGGTTAATACCTTTCCAGGAACCAactgtaaaaataatttgttatgtATCTCATAGCACCTCTTTGAGTATAATAGGAAAAATTCTTCCCTTACCTTTTCCGACTTCCAGAGGggtaaagaaaatgaacataattCCAGTGTGGCAATTCCCGCCTCTTTTCACTTGTTTAATTTCTGCAAATTAATGCAATATTTCTATGTTCTTAGAATTAAcactaaatatgttttaaattcatatgaaatAGTTCAAGGACTTCAAAGAAGGAAAATACTTGTGCTCTTTTGCCTTTTGCAGAATATGTCActgccattctttcttttttttttttttttttttttttttttttttgagacggagtctcgctgtgtcgcccgggctggagtgcagtggccggatctcagctcactgcaagctccgcctccggggtttacgccattctcctgcctcatcctcccgagtagctgggactacaggcgcccgccatctcgcccggctagttttttgtattttttagtagagacgg
Protein-coding sequences here:
- the LOC105482273 gene encoding zinc finger protein PLAG1 isoform X2, coding for MATHSPEKTHKCNYCEKMFHRKDHLKNHLHTHDPNKETFKCEECGKNYNTKLGFKRHLALHAATSGDLTCKVCLQTFESTGVLLEHLKSHAGKSSGGVKEKKHQCEHCDRRFYTRKDVRRHMVVHTGRKDFLCQYCAQRFGRKDHLTRHMKKSHNQELLKVKTEPVDFLDPFTCNVSVPIKDELLPVMSLPSSELLSKPFTNTLQLNLYNTPFQSMQSSGSAHQMITTLPLGMTCPIDMDTVHPSHHLSFKYPFSSTSYAISIPEKEQPLKGEIESYLMELQSGVPSSSQDSQASSSSKLGLDPQIGSLDDGAGDLSLSKSSISISDPLNTPALDFSQLFNFIPLNGPPYNPLSVGSLGMSYSQEEAHSSVSQLPPQTQDLQDPANTIGLGSLHSLSAAFTSSLSTSTTLPRFHQAFQ
- the LOC105482273 gene encoding zinc finger protein PLAG1 isoform X1; translated protein: MATVIPGDLSEVRDTQKVPSGKRKRGETKPRKNFPCQLCDKAFNSVEKLKVHSYSHTGERPYKCIQQDCTKAFVSKYKLQRHMATHSPEKTHKCNYCEKMFHRKDHLKNHLHTHDPNKETFKCEECGKNYNTKLGFKRHLALHAATSGDLTCKVCLQTFESTGVLLEHLKSHAGKSSGGVKEKKHQCEHCDRRFYTRKDVRRHMVVHTGRKDFLCQYCAQRFGRKDHLTRHMKKSHNQELLKVKTEPVDFLDPFTCNVSVPIKDELLPVMSLPSSELLSKPFTNTLQLNLYNTPFQSMQSSGSAHQMITTLPLGMTCPIDMDTVHPSHHLSFKYPFSSTSYAISIPEKEQPLKGEIESYLMELQSGVPSSSQDSQASSSSKLGLDPQIGSLDDGAGDLSLSKSSISISDPLNTPALDFSQLFNFIPLNGPPYNPLSVGSLGMSYSQEEAHSSVSQLPPQTQDLQDPANTIGLGSLHSLSAAFTSSLSTSTTLPRFHQAFQ